From one Pararge aegeria chromosome 21, ilParAegt1.1, whole genome shotgun sequence genomic stretch:
- the LOC120633408 gene encoding ubiquitin carboxyl-terminal hydrolase 14, whose amino-acid sequence MPKVSVKVKWGKEMYPDVEVNTDDDPVVFKAQIFALTGVQPERQKVVCKGVTLRDDSWANFKLSNKALVLVMGSKEEDVPAAPVEQTRFVEDMNESELASALDLPDGLINLGNTCYMNATVQCLKTVPELRTALLKYDQSSGGGTAGALTSALSETMRALEGGGAGACAAAVARLLHALHAAAPRLAERGAGGQLAQQDASECWSEIVRALRSRLPITPEPDSKSLVEKYFGGTLDVELVCSEADEPPTKSSETFLQLSCFISQDVKYLQSGLRSKMSEQITKMSDTLGRDAVYTKTSKISRLPAYLTVQFVRFFFKEKESINAKILKDVKFPLELDVYELCTPELQERLAPMRNRFKELEDASVESALGTKNKSHGDSKKEAKRKTILPYWFHNDVGSNNSGYYRLQAVLTHRGRSSSSGHYVAWVARGDNWLRCDDDTVTPVTEDEVLKLSGGGDWHCAYLLLYGPKILEIPHEEEEPMVTDITGEPAGDPPTALA is encoded by the exons ATGCCGAAGGTTTCAG TTAAGGTAAAATGGGGGAAGGAGATGTACCCGGATGTGGAGGTGAACACAGATGATGATCCAGTGGTGTTCAAGGCCCAGATATTTGCTTTAACTGGTGTTCAGCCAGAGAGGCAGAAGGTGGTCTGCAAAGGGGTTACACTTCGAGACGATAGCTGGGCCAATTTCAAATTATCAAAT AAAGCACTGGTACTAGTGATGGGCAGCAAAGAGGAGGATGTGCCAGCAGCCCCTGTTGAACAGACTCGCTTTGTTGAGGATATGAATGAGTCTGAGTTGGCATCTGCT ctcGACCTCCCAGATGGTCTTATAAATTTGGGGAACACTTGCTACATGAATGCAACAGTACAGTGCCTGAAGACTGTCCCTGAGTTAAGGACTGCTCTCCTCAAGTATGATCAGT CGTCTGGCGGTGGTACTGCGGGCGCGCTCACGTCGGCGCTGAGTGAGACGATGCGGGCGTTGGAAGGTGGGGGGGCGGGGGCGTGTGCCGCGGCTGTCGCGCGTTTGTTGCACGCTCTACACGCGGCGGCCCCTAGACTAGCGGAGAGGGGTGCGGGGGGACAGCTAGCACAACAG GACGCCTCAGAGTGCTGGTCGGAAATAGTTCGCGCACTTAGAAGTAGGCTGCCCATAACGCCTGAACCGGATAG CAAATCCTTGGTCGAGAAGTACTTCGGCGGGACGTTAGACGTTGAGCTGGTGTGCAGCGAGGCGGATGAGCCACCCACCAAGTCCTCGGAGACATTCTTGCAGCTGTCTTGCTTCATCTCGCAAGACGTGAAATATTTGCAATCTGGACTGAGATCT AAAATGTCAGAACAAATCACTAAAATGTCAGACACTTTAGGAAGGGACGCTGTTTACACAAAAACC AGTAAAATCAGTCGCTTGCCAGCGTATCTAACGGTGCAATTCGTGCGGTTCTTCTTCAAGGAGAAGGAATCAATTAATGCGAAGATTCTGAAGGATGTCAAGTTTCCATTGGAGTTAGATGTTTACGAGCTATGCACGCCCGAACTCCAGGAGCGATTGGCACCCATGAGAAATAGATTTAAG gaGTTGGAAGATGCATCCGTCGAATCTGCTTTAGGCACGAAGAACAAGAGTCACGGCGACAGCAAAAAAGAGGCTAAAAGAAAGACTATACTGCCATATTGGTTTCACAATG ATGTTGGCAGCAACAACAGTGGGTACTACCGTCTCCAGGCAGTGCTGACGCACAGAGGACGCTCGTCGTCCTCCGGGCACTACGTGGCGTGGGTGGCACGCGGCGACAACTGGCTGCGCTGTGACGACGACACCGTCACGCCCGTTACCGAGGACGAGGTGCTCAAACTCAGTGGTGGAG GCGACTGGCATTGCGCATACCTGCTGCTTTATGGACCCAAGATCCTCGAGATCCCTCACGAGGAAGAAGAGCCCATGGTGACTGACATAACTGGCGAGCCGGCAGGCGACCCACCCACGGCACTGGCGTAA